One Microvirga thermotolerans DNA window includes the following coding sequences:
- a CDS encoding dicarboxylate/amino acid:cation symporter yields MIKTWFSRPLWQRVAVAFALGILAGTLMGEKAALWFKPLGDIYLNLVRMIVIPLVFFTIVSSVAKLAEAGNVARLGLRTLFWFMATSALAVLVGIAFGHLIDPGLGLSNLPLGEVKPRTIPTPLEVLIGIVPTNPIKAMADTNVLQVLFFAGIVGAALVSLGEKTAGLRALADQGAALVFRITRWVLQLTPVGTFGLIAWVVGRYGLSSLLPLGKFIAAMYIACLFHIAVVYGGLLKLHGLKAGRFFRGALPAQQMAFATSSSLATLPMSLRVAVERLGVPQSYASFAVPLGANVKMDGCGAIYPAIASIFIAQYFGLDLSLTQYVLIGLTAVLGSLGTAGVPGTSIVMLTLTLSTAGLPLEGIGYIVAIDRVIDMMRTATNVTGQILVPVLVAKEEGVLDLAVYNGGEEARTAASDAVLAPAE; encoded by the coding sequence ATGATTAAAACGTGGTTTAGCCGACCCCTCTGGCAGCGCGTTGCGGTCGCCTTTGCCCTCGGCATCCTGGCGGGCACGCTCATGGGCGAGAAAGCCGCCCTCTGGTTCAAGCCCCTCGGCGACATCTACCTGAACCTCGTGCGGATGATCGTGATTCCGCTCGTGTTCTTCACCATCGTGTCCAGCGTGGCGAAGCTCGCGGAGGCGGGGAACGTGGCGCGGCTCGGCCTGCGCACCCTGTTCTGGTTCATGGCCACCTCCGCCCTGGCGGTGCTGGTCGGCATCGCCTTCGGCCACCTGATCGATCCGGGGCTCGGTCTTTCGAACCTGCCCCTCGGCGAGGTGAAGCCGCGGACGATCCCGACGCCGCTGGAGGTTCTCATCGGCATCGTGCCGACGAATCCGATCAAGGCGATGGCGGACACGAACGTCCTTCAGGTGCTGTTCTTCGCCGGCATCGTCGGCGCCGCGCTCGTCTCCCTGGGAGAGAAGACCGCCGGCCTCAGGGCGCTGGCCGATCAGGGCGCGGCCCTCGTCTTCCGCATCACCCGCTGGGTGCTGCAGCTGACGCCCGTCGGGACCTTCGGCCTCATCGCCTGGGTGGTGGGACGCTACGGCCTGTCCTCTCTTCTGCCTCTCGGCAAGTTCATCGCGGCCATGTACATCGCCTGCCTGTTCCACATCGCCGTGGTCTATGGCGGGCTCCTGAAGCTGCACGGCCTCAAGGCCGGACGCTTCTTCCGCGGCGCGCTGCCCGCGCAGCAGATGGCCTTCGCGACCTCGTCGAGCCTCGCGACCCTGCCCATGTCGCTGCGGGTGGCCGTGGAGCGCCTCGGCGTGCCGCAGAGCTATGCGAGCTTCGCGGTGCCGCTCGGCGCGAACGTGAAGATGGACGGCTGCGGCGCGATCTATCCCGCCATCGCCTCGATCTTCATCGCGCAGTATTTCGGCCTCGACCTCTCGCTCACGCAGTACGTGCTGATCGGCCTCACCGCCGTGCTCGGCTCCCTCGGAACGGCGGGCGTTCCCGGCACGTCCATCGTGATGCTCACCCTCACGCTCAGCACGGCGGGCCTGCCGCTGGAAGGCATCGGCTACATCGTCGCCATCGACCGGGTGATCGACATGATGCGCACGGCCACCAACGTCACGGGCCAGATCCTCGTGCCCGTTCTCGTGGCCAAGGAGGAGGGCGTCCTCGATCTCGCCGTCTACAACGGCGGCGAGGAGGCGCGCACGGCGGCTTCCGACGCGGTGCTCGCCCCGGCCGAATGA
- a CDS encoding catalase has translation MTKPTMTTTAGAPIADNQNSISAGPRGPLLLQDYQLVEKLAHQNRERIPERVVHAKGSGAYGTFTVTQDITRFTKAKIFSEVGKQTEVFLRFSTVAGERGAADAERDVRGFSVKFYTEEGNWDVVGNNTPVFFVRDPLKFPDFIRTQKRHPSTNLRSPTAMWDFWSLSPESLHQVTILFSDRGLPQGYRFMHGFGSHTYSFINAAGERYWVKFHFKSMQGIRNWTNREAEAVIAKDRESAQRDLYEAIEKGDYPRWRLCVQIMPETDAEKTPYNPFDLTKVWPHADYPLHEVGILELNRNARHYFAEVEQSSFSPSNIVPGIGFSPDRMLQGRLFAYADAHRYRVGTHYEALPVNRPRCPVHHYHADGSMLFEIPERGDAYYEPNSFGGPVQEPRFAEPPLKISGDADRYDHRVGNDDYSQAGALFRLMGEAEKVRLMDNIAEAMQGVPVEIVKRQVLHFYRADKAYGLGVAERMGLSPGEAVPQAAE, from the coding sequence ATGACGAAACCGACCATGACCACCACGGCCGGCGCGCCGATCGCCGACAACCAGAACTCCATCTCGGCCGGCCCGCGCGGACCCCTGCTGCTCCAGGACTACCAGCTCGTCGAGAAGCTGGCGCACCAGAACCGGGAGCGCATTCCGGAGCGCGTGGTCCATGCCAAGGGCTCGGGCGCCTACGGCACGTTCACGGTGACGCAGGACATCACCCGGTTCACGAAGGCGAAGATCTTCTCGGAGGTCGGCAAGCAGACCGAGGTCTTCCTGCGCTTCTCGACGGTGGCCGGCGAGCGCGGCGCGGCCGACGCCGAGCGCGACGTGCGCGGCTTCTCCGTGAAGTTCTACACCGAGGAGGGCAACTGGGACGTGGTCGGCAACAACACGCCGGTCTTCTTCGTCCGCGACCCGCTCAAGTTCCCCGACTTCATCCGCACCCAGAAGCGGCATCCCTCCACCAACCTGCGCAGCCCCACCGCCATGTGGGATTTCTGGAGCCTCTCCCCGGAGAGCCTGCATCAGGTCACGATCCTGTTCTCCGACCGCGGCCTGCCGCAGGGCTACCGGTTCATGCACGGCTTCGGCTCGCACACCTATTCCTTCATCAACGCGGCGGGCGAGCGGTACTGGGTGAAGTTCCACTTCAAGTCCATGCAGGGTATCCGGAACTGGACCAACCGCGAGGCCGAGGCGGTCATCGCCAAGGACCGGGAGAGCGCCCAGCGCGACCTCTACGAGGCCATCGAGAAGGGAGACTATCCGCGCTGGCGCCTGTGCGTGCAGATCATGCCGGAAACGGATGCGGAGAAGACGCCCTACAACCCGTTCGACCTCACCAAGGTGTGGCCGCACGCCGACTACCCCCTGCACGAGGTCGGCATTCTCGAGCTGAACCGCAACGCCAGGCACTACTTCGCGGAGGTGGAGCAGTCCTCCTTCTCGCCCTCCAACATCGTGCCGGGCATCGGCTTCTCGCCCGACAGGATGCTCCAGGGCCGTCTCTTCGCCTATGCGGACGCCCACCGCTACCGGGTCGGCACCCATTACGAGGCGCTGCCCGTGAACCGGCCGCGCTGCCCCGTCCATCACTACCACGCCGACGGCAGCATGCTCTTCGAGATCCCGGAGCGGGGCGATGCCTATTACGAGCCGAACTCCTTCGGCGGCCCCGTGCAGGAGCCCCGCTTCGCGGAGCCGCCCCTGAAGATCTCGGGCGACGCGGACCGCTACGACCACCGGGTCGGCAACGACGACTACAGCCAGGCCGGGGCCCTGTTCCGGCTGATGGGCGAGGCCGAGAAGGTCCGGCTGATGGACAACATCGCGGAGGCCATGCAGGGCGTCCCCGTCGAGATCGTGAAGCGCCAGGTGCTCCACTTCTACCGTGCGGACAAGGCCTACGGCCTGGGCGTCGCGGAGCGCATGGGGCTGTCCCCGGGCGAGGCGGTTCCCCAGGCCGCGGAATAG
- a CDS encoding hydrogen peroxide-inducible genes activator, whose translation MITLRQLRYLAAVAETRHFGRAAALCHVTQPALSMQIQELEQSLGLHLIERRRNAVDLTSEGREIARRAAAILASVADLEDYARREKPPLVGVLRLGIIPSIAPYLLPRALPLLHERHPELDLRIRETQTAALVEELVRGELDLVVAALPLDRPELDALTAFEDRFLVARQARAGRSADERMTPAALAGEHLLLLEEGHCLRDQALSVCGALSSDMPQAFGASSLSTVMHLVANGYGVTLLPEMAARAEGTDRVQLVRFTDPEPVRTIGLAWRRSSSRRNDAAALAKVLLDARAGDGPHL comes from the coding sequence ATGATCACCCTGCGCCAGCTCCGCTATCTCGCCGCCGTCGCCGAGACCCGTCATTTCGGCCGGGCCGCCGCCCTCTGCCACGTGACGCAGCCCGCGCTGTCCATGCAGATCCAGGAGCTCGAGCAGTCGCTCGGCCTTCACCTCATCGAGCGCCGCCGCAATGCGGTGGACCTGACCTCCGAGGGACGGGAGATCGCCCGCCGGGCCGCCGCCATCCTCGCCTCGGTAGCAGACCTGGAGGATTATGCCCGCCGGGAGAAGCCGCCCCTCGTCGGCGTGCTGCGGCTCGGCATCATTCCTTCCATCGCCCCCTATCTGCTGCCGAGGGCGCTTCCCCTCCTCCACGAGCGGCACCCGGAACTCGACCTGCGCATCCGCGAGACCCAGACCGCGGCCCTCGTCGAGGAGCTCGTGCGCGGCGAACTCGACCTGGTCGTCGCCGCCCTCCCCCTCGACCGACCGGAACTCGACGCCCTGACCGCATTCGAGGATCGCTTCCTGGTGGCGCGGCAAGCGCGGGCCGGGCGGAGCGCGGACGAGCGGATGACGCCCGCCGCCCTGGCGGGAGAGCATCTGCTGCTGCTGGAGGAGGGCCACTGCCTGCGCGACCAGGCGCTGAGCGTGTGCGGCGCCCTCTCCTCCGACATGCCCCAGGCATTCGGCGCCTCCAGCCTCTCGACCGTCATGCACCTCGTGGCCAACGGCTACGGGGTGACGCTCCTGCCCGAGATGGCGGCGCGGGCGGAGGGGACGGACCGCGTCCAGCTCGTGCGGTTCACGGATCCGGAGCCGGTGCGCACCATCGGCCTCGCGTGGCGCCGCTCCTCCTCCCGGCGCAACGATGCCGCCGCCCTGGCGAAGGTTCTGCTCGACGCGCGCGCCGGAGACGGGCCTCACCTGTGA
- a CDS encoding carboxylesterase/lipase family protein: MSKRALPLRLLTAATLVLSGSLGAFAAGETADPSVVATAKGAVRGTVRDGVREFKGIPYAKPPVGDARWSLPEPAQAWTGTLDATSYKSACPQPQRYDLKESSDDEDCLYLNVTVPDGNGAGPAGRKRPVLVWIHGGAFVGGSSALYPLAHLAKAGDVVVVSMNYRLGVFGFMAHPAFDADRNGGYGLEDQRLALRWVRENIAAFGGDPDNVTIAGESAGGAGVCMHLLAPEETSGLFHKAIVSSAGCVTPLPDVAKAVETGRKVAAEVGCGDGASALACMRGKPVKDLLAAQTKVAGSSIVTFMPVVGTRTVPLPGSKAIPQGKFVKVPAIMGGTRDELRLYVAYAMQTGQSFTKDNYADVLKETYGANTDAVVAQYPVSAYSSAPSAVGTVWSDFRADVGINNCIYLETSKLLRKTVPVYQFVFADRDAPPVTTNPGFEMGAVHSSELPYLFPHYDNTAAVAGPDLSPASQDLADRMVAYFTSFARTGTPSAPGSPAWEAFTADDKVLNLAPGRIGHFDAGAAHKCGFWKSLYPEVLTQ, translated from the coding sequence ATGTCGAAACGCGCCCTTCCCTTGCGGCTCCTGACGGCCGCCACCCTGGTTCTGAGCGGGAGCCTCGGCGCCTTCGCCGCCGGAGAGACGGCCGATCCGTCCGTCGTCGCCACGGCCAAGGGCGCCGTGCGCGGCACGGTCCGCGACGGCGTGCGGGAGTTCAAGGGCATTCCCTATGCCAAGCCGCCCGTGGGCGATGCGCGCTGGAGCCTGCCCGAGCCCGCCCAGGCTTGGACCGGCACCCTGGACGCGACCTCCTACAAGAGCGCATGCCCGCAGCCCCAGCGCTACGACCTGAAGGAATCGAGCGACGACGAGGACTGCCTCTACCTGAACGTCACGGTCCCCGACGGGAACGGGGCCGGGCCCGCGGGGCGCAAGCGCCCCGTGCTCGTGTGGATCCACGGCGGCGCCTTCGTGGGCGGCTCGAGCGCGCTCTATCCGCTCGCCCATCTGGCGAAGGCGGGGGACGTGGTGGTCGTGTCCATGAACTACCGGCTCGGGGTGTTCGGCTTCATGGCGCATCCCGCCTTCGACGCCGACCGCAACGGCGGCTACGGGCTCGAGGACCAGCGCCTGGCACTGCGCTGGGTCAGGGAGAACATCGCCGCCTTCGGCGGGGACCCGGACAACGTCACCATCGCCGGGGAATCGGCCGGCGGCGCGGGGGTGTGCATGCACCTCCTGGCGCCGGAGGAGACCTCCGGCCTGTTCCACAAGGCGATCGTTTCGAGCGCCGGCTGCGTGACCCCGCTTCCCGACGTCGCAAAGGCGGTCGAGACCGGCCGGAAGGTCGCCGCCGAGGTCGGCTGCGGCGACGGCGCGAGCGCCCTCGCCTGCATGCGGGGGAAGCCCGTGAAGGACCTGCTGGCGGCCCAAACGAAGGTGGCCGGCTCCAGCATCGTGACCTTCATGCCCGTCGTCGGCACGAGAACCGTGCCGCTGCCCGGCTCGAAGGCGATCCCTCAGGGCAAGTTCGTGAAGGTGCCGGCGATCATGGGCGGCACGCGGGACGAGCTGCGCCTCTACGTGGCCTATGCCATGCAGACGGGGCAGTCCTTCACGAAGGACAACTATGCCGACGTGCTCAAGGAAACCTACGGGGCGAACACGGATGCGGTCGTGGCGCAGTACCCGGTGAGCGCCTATTCCTCAGCGCCGTCTGCCGTCGGGACCGTGTGGTCCGACTTCCGCGCGGATGTGGGGATCAACAACTGCATCTATCTCGAAACCTCGAAGCTCCTGCGGAAGACGGTTCCCGTCTACCAGTTCGTCTTCGCGGACCGCGACGCTCCGCCCGTCACGACCAATCCGGGTTTCGAGATGGGGGCGGTGCATTCCTCCGAGCTGCCGTACCTGTTCCCGCACTACGACAACACCGCCGCGGTCGCGGGCCCCGACCTGTCGCCCGCCTCGCAGGACCTGGCGGACCGGATGGTCGCCTACTTCACGAGCTTCGCCAGGACAGGAACGCCGAGCGCCCCCGGCTCGCCGGCCTGGGAGGCCTTCACGGCGGACGACAAGGTCCTCAACCTCGCGCCCGGCAGGATCGGCCACTTCGACGCCGGGGCCGCGCACAAATGCGGCTTCTGGAAGAGCCTGTACCCCGAGGTCCTGACCCAGTGA